Proteins encoded within one genomic window of Conchiformibius steedae:
- a CDS encoding 2-isopropylmalate synthase, with protein MQADIERLIAYFGGVNALAQALKQHFPDQPVGTAAIYKWRARGSMPLHQLQKLATLAELQGRPLDLNAFMHQQTTLEKPIMSADNRIIIFDTTLRDGEQSPGAAMSKDDKIRIARQLEKLGVDVIEAGFAAASPGDFEAVSEIAKTITQSTVCSLSRAVERDIRLAGEAVSHAARPRIHTFIATSPIHMEYKLKMKPQQVIEAAVKAVKLAKEYTDDVEFSCEDALRSELGFLTEICGAVIEAGATTVNIPDTVGYSVPHRTEAFFRELIAGTQGGDKVIWSAHCHNDLGLAVANSLAALRGGARQVECTVNGLGERAGNAAIEEIVMALKVRHDVFGFETGIDTTQIVPASRLVSGITGYPVQPNKAVVGANAFSHESGIHQDGVLKHRETYEIMSAESVGWAANRLTLGKLSGRNAFKTKLAELGIELGSEEALNAAFARFKELADKKREIFDEDLHALVSDGLVSLSQDHYKFISQRITTETGELPRAEIVFSVRGEEKHAQSTGSGPVDAIFKAIESVAQSGAELQIYSVNAVTQGTESQGETMVRLARGGKIANGQGADTDVLVATAKAYLSALSKLDAPERLKAQGSGV; from the coding sequence ATGCAAGCAGACATTGAACGGCTGATTGCCTATTTTGGCGGCGTAAACGCGCTTGCCCAAGCTTTAAAACAACACTTTCCCGACCAGCCTGTTGGCACGGCTGCCATCTACAAATGGCGCGCACGCGGCTCTATGCCCCTGCATCAGCTGCAAAAACTCGCCACCCTTGCCGAATTACAGGGCAGACCTTTGGACTTAAATGCCTTTATGCACCAGCAAACCACTTTGGAGAAACCGATTATGAGCGCCGACAACCGCATCATTATTTTTGACACCACCTTGCGCGACGGCGAACAGTCGCCTGGTGCCGCCATGAGCAAAGACGACAAAATCCGCATTGCCCGCCAATTGGAAAAACTGGGCGTAGATGTGATTGAAGCGGGTTTTGCTGCCGCCAGCCCTGGGGATTTTGAAGCGGTAAGCGAAATTGCCAAAACCATTACCCAATCTACCGTGTGTTCGCTGTCGCGTGCGGTGGAACGTGATATCCGTTTGGCAGGCGAAGCGGTATCGCATGCAGCCCGTCCGCGCATTCACACTTTTATCGCCACCAGCCCCATTCACATGGAATACAAGCTGAAAATGAAACCGCAGCAAGTAATTGAAGCAGCGGTAAAAGCGGTAAAACTCGCCAAAGAATATACCGATGATGTGGAATTTTCCTGTGAAGACGCGCTGCGTTCCGAATTGGGCTTTTTAACCGAGATTTGCGGCGCGGTGATTGAAGCGGGCGCAACCACCGTCAATATTCCCGATACGGTGGGTTATTCCGTTCCCCACCGAACCGAAGCCTTTTTCCGCGAACTGATTGCAGGCACACAGGGCGGCGACAAAGTGATTTGGTCGGCGCACTGCCATAATGACTTGGGCTTGGCGGTTGCCAATTCGTTGGCGGCTTTGCGCGGCGGGGCGCGTCAGGTGGAATGCACAGTAAACGGCTTGGGCGAACGCGCAGGCAACGCTGCCATTGAAGAAATTGTGATGGCATTAAAAGTGCGCCACGATGTGTTTGGTTTTGAAACAGGCATTGACACCACCCAAATTGTTCCCGCTTCGCGTTTGGTGTCTGGCATCACAGGTTATCCTGTGCAACCGAATAAAGCCGTGGTTGGCGCGAACGCCTTTTCGCACGAATCGGGCATTCATCAGGACGGCGTACTCAAACACCGCGAAACCTATGAAATTATGTCTGCTGAATCAGTGGGCTGGGCTGCCAACCGCTTAACTTTGGGCAAGCTGTCGGGGCGCAACGCCTTTAAGACCAAATTGGCAGAATTGGGTATTGAATTGGGCAGCGAAGAAGCCCTGAACGCCGCCTTTGCCCGTTTTAAAGAATTGGCAGACAAAAAACGCGAGATTTTTGACGAAGATTTGCACGCGCTGGTGTCAGACGGTTTGGTGAGCCTGTCGCAAGACCATTACAAATTTATTTCGCAGCGTATTACCACCGAAACGGGCGAACTGCCGCGTGCCGAAATCGTGTTCAGCGTGCGCGGCGAGGAAAAACACGCCCAATCTACGGGTTCAGGTCCTGTAGATGCCATTTTCAAAGCCATTGAAAGCGTGGCGCAAAGCGGCGCGGAATTGCAGATTTATTCGGTAAACGCTGTTACTCAAGGCACGGAAAGCCAAGGCGAAACCATGGTACGGCTGGCGCGTGGCGGTAAAATCGCCAACGGTCAGGGTGCGGATACCGATGTGCTGGTGGCAACCGCCAAAGCGTATTTGTCGGCGCTGTCCAAGCTGGATGCGCCCGAGCGTTTGAAAGCACAAGGCAGCGGCGTATAA
- a CDS encoding Spy/CpxP family protein refolding chaperone: MFQFVKFGAGWVLAACCAAWTAPAVAFDIRPNCDIRTLGLSSSQHDKLHQRRQQYKDQLRQIQTQARQSKDTPLRQLLQKSAFDRSQALRIAQERYADDIQMTVAELNFYHDLFQMLDKNQQETWLAKCIRDFSARVTTG; encoded by the coding sequence ATGTTTCAATTTGTAAAGTTCGGGGCAGGGTGGGTGCTTGCCGCGTGTTGTGCCGCGTGGACTGCGCCTGCTGTGGCGTTTGATATCCGTCCCAACTGCGACATCCGCACTTTGGGTTTGAGCAGCAGCCAGCACGACAAACTGCATCAGCGCCGTCAGCAGTATAAAGACCAATTGCGCCAAATTCAAACCCAAGCCCGCCAAAGCAAAGACACGCCATTGCGCCAATTGCTGCAAAAAAGCGCGTTTGACCGCAGCCAAGCCCTGCGTATTGCCCAAGAACGCTATGCAGACGATATACAAATGACGGTGGCGGAACTGAATTTTTACCACGATTTGTTTCAGATGCTGGATAAGAACCAGCAGGAAACATGGTTGGCAAAATGTATCCGCGATTTTAGTGCGCGAGTCACGACAGGCTAG
- a CDS encoding acetyl-CoA carboxylase carboxyltransferase subunit alpha: MKPVFLDFEQPIAELTKKIEELRFVQGESAVDISEEIDRLQKKSRDLAKSIFAKLTPAQVSQVSRHPQRPYTLDYIAALCTDFQELHGDRHFADDDAIVGGLARFNGQSVVVVGHQKGRDTKEKIRRNFGMPRPEGYRKALRLMQMAEKFGLPVLTFVDTPGAYPGIGAEERNQSEAIGKNLYELSKLKVPVLCTIIGEGGSGGALAIAVGDYVNMLQYSTYSVISPEGCASILWKTAEKAADAAAALGITAERLHKLGLVDEVIEEPLGGAHRDHAETASRIKEVLEKQLAEAQALPVQDLLSRRFERIMAYGQFAEK, from the coding sequence ATGAAACCCGTTTTTCTCGATTTTGAACAACCGATTGCAGAATTAACCAAAAAGATTGAAGAGTTACGTTTTGTGCAGGGCGAATCTGCCGTGGACATTTCCGAAGAAATTGACCGTTTGCAGAAAAAAAGCCGCGATTTGGCAAAATCCATTTTTGCCAAACTCACGCCCGCGCAGGTGTCGCAGGTGTCGCGCCATCCGCAGCGTCCTTATACTTTGGACTACATCGCCGCGCTGTGTACTGATTTTCAGGAACTGCACGGCGACCGCCATTTCGCCGATGATGATGCCATTGTGGGCGGATTGGCGCGGTTTAACGGACAAAGCGTGGTGGTTGTCGGACACCAAAAAGGGCGCGACACCAAAGAAAAAATCCGCCGCAATTTTGGTATGCCGCGACCCGAAGGCTACCGCAAAGCCCTGCGCCTGATGCAGATGGCGGAAAAATTCGGTTTGCCTGTGCTGACTTTTGTCGATACCCCCGGTGCCTACCCCGGCATCGGTGCGGAAGAGCGTAACCAATCCGAAGCCATCGGTAAAAATCTGTATGAATTAAGCAAATTAAAAGTGCCTGTGCTGTGTACCATTATTGGCGAAGGCGGTTCGGGTGGTGCATTGGCGATTGCCGTCGGCGATTATGTGAATATGTTGCAATATTCCACTTATTCGGTGATTTCGCCTGAAGGTTGTGCATCTATTTTGTGGAAAACCGCCGAAAAAGCTGCCGATGCCGCCGCCGCTTTGGGCATTACCGCCGAGCGTTTGCATAAATTGGGCTTGGTTGACGAAGTGATTGAAGAACCTTTGGGCGGGGCGCACCGCGACCATGCTGAAACCGCCAGCCGCATTAAAGAAGTTTTGGAAAAACAATTGGCTGAAGCGCAAGCCTTGCCCGTGCAAGACTTGCTGTCGCGCCGTTTTGAGCGCATTATGGCTTACGGACAATTTGCCGAAAAATAA
- a CDS encoding DUF2238 domain-containing protein gives MKIKYLASTDALPALLALVFIGLTLWSGIAPADRAVWYAEMLPVLAVFVLLLCTFRRFRFSNTAYVLMACWLFLHTVGARYTFADVPFEWGNRLLSPLLGEGRNHFDRFAHYIIGFYAFPMAEWLLRRGKCTFGTAMFFGLFFVMSVAAAYEIIEWQYAVMEGGQAGIEFLGSQGDVWDAQKDMLADTLGALTALALFACLRPDLSPATTT, from the coding sequence ATGAAAATAAAATATTTAGCTTCTACAGATGCCTTGCCTGCGCTACTGGCATTGGTTTTTATTGGTCTGACATTGTGGTCGGGCATCGCCCCCGCCGACCGCGCTGTGTGGTATGCCGAAATGTTGCCCGTGCTGGCGGTTTTTGTGCTGCTGCTGTGTACCTTCCGCCGCTTCCGTTTCAGTAATACGGCTTATGTACTGATGGCGTGTTGGCTGTTTTTGCACACGGTGGGCGCACGTTACACCTTTGCCGATGTGCCGTTTGAATGGGGCAACCGCCTGTTGTCGCCGCTATTGGGCGAAGGGCGCAACCATTTTGACCGTTTCGCCCATTATATTATTGGTTTTTATGCCTTTCCGATGGCAGAATGGCTGTTGCGGCGCGGCAAATGCACCTTTGGCACGGCGATGTTTTTCGGATTGTTTTTTGTGATGTCGGTAGCGGCGGCGTACGAAATCATTGAATGGCAATACGCCGTGATGGAAGGCGGACAGGCAGGCATTGAATTTCTTGGTTCGCAAGGCGATGTGTGGGACGCGCAAAAAGATATGTTGGCAGACACCTTGGGCGCACTCACCGCATTGGCATTATTTGCCTGCTTGCGCCCCGATTTATCCCCAGCAACAACAACATGA
- the ptsN gene encoding PTS IIA-like nitrogen regulatory protein PtsN has translation MKLIGEILPLERVVLDMDVSSKKRLFEEVGQLLQAQAGLAQAEVFDCLFAREKLGTTGLGQGVAVPHGRYSGVEQAVAAFVRTREPIDFDAPDGQAVSLVFVLLVPEHATGEHLEILSHLAERFADKNVRDALNRCQSADEARALLVA, from the coding sequence ATGAAATTAATTGGCGAAATTCTTCCGCTTGAGCGTGTGGTGCTGGATATGGACGTGAGCAGCAAAAAACGTCTGTTTGAAGAAGTGGGACAGCTTTTGCAGGCGCAGGCGGGTTTGGCGCAGGCAGAAGTGTTTGATTGTTTGTTTGCCCGCGAAAAACTCGGTACGACAGGTTTGGGACAGGGCGTTGCCGTACCGCACGGACGCTACAGCGGCGTGGAACAGGCAGTTGCTGCGTTTGTCCGCACCCGCGAGCCGATTGATTTTGATGCGCCCGATGGACAAGCCGTTTCGCTGGTGTTTGTGCTGCTGGTTCCCGAACACGCCACGGGCGAACATCTGGAAATTTTGTCGCACCTTGCCGAGCGTTTTGCCGATAAAAACGTGCGCGATGCACTGAACCGCTGCCAAAGTGCCGATGAAGCCCGCGCGCTGCTGGTGGCGTAA
- the hprK gene encoding HPr(Ser) kinase/phosphatase produces MPSISVRRLYKDNQQKLHLAWTAGTGGGDNRIGVAADKPVLALVGHLNFIHHNQVQVLGVAEVEYLNKLEQAENSTGLDGLFDFPMSLVIVANDLPVPNTLRDYCHTHNVPLLTSALESPYLMDVLRIYLQRVLAVSTMKHGVFLDVFEIGVLLTGSSGLGKSELALELISRGHSLVADDAVELHRTSPEVLEGRCPTMLRDFLEVRGLGVLNIRHIFGETSIRPKKQLKLIINLVPADDEDMKQLDRLSIRSETESILNVRIRAVTLPVAAGRNLAVLVEAAVRNYILQLRGKDSTREFLERHQAMMKEEAFNQEDSDYDDD; encoded by the coding sequence ATGCCCAGTATTTCCGTACGCCGTCTGTATAAAGACAATCAGCAGAAACTGCATTTGGCATGGACGGCAGGCACAGGCGGCGGCGACAACCGCATCGGTGTGGCTGCCGACAAACCCGTGCTGGCACTGGTGGGACACCTGAATTTTATCCACCACAATCAAGTGCAGGTGTTGGGCGTGGCAGAAGTGGAATACCTGAACAAGCTCGAACAAGCCGAAAACAGCACCGGCTTGGACGGGCTTTTTGATTTTCCCATGTCGCTGGTAATTGTTGCCAACGACCTGCCCGTACCCAACACCTTGCGCGATTATTGCCATACCCACAACGTGCCTTTGCTCACGTCTGCGTTGGAAAGCCCCTATCTGATGGACGTGCTGCGTATTTACCTGCAAAGGGTGTTGGCAGTCTCCACCATGAAGCACGGCGTGTTTTTGGATGTATTTGAAATCGGCGTGCTGCTGACAGGCTCTTCGGGCTTGGGCAAAAGCGAATTGGCATTGGAACTGATTTCGCGCGGGCACAGCTTGGTGGCAGACGATGCGGTAGAGCTGCACCGCACTTCGCCCGAAGTGCTGGAAGGGCGTTGTCCGACCATGTTGCGCGACTTTTTAGAAGTGCGCGGCTTGGGTGTGTTGAATATTCGCCATATTTTCGGCGAAACCTCGATACGCCCGAAAAAACAGTTGAAACTGATTATCAACCTTGTGCCTGCTGATGACGAAGACATGAAGCAGTTGGACCGTTTGAGCATACGCAGTGAAACGGAATCCATTTTAAACGTGCGTATCCGCGCCGTTACCTTGCCTGTGGCGGCGGGGCGCAACCTTGCGGTTTTGGTGGAAGCGGCGGTACGCAATTATATTTTGCAATTGCGCGGTAAAGACAGCACCCGCGAGTTTTTAGAACGCCATCAGGCAATGATGAAAGAAGAAGCGTTTAATCAGGAAGACAGCGATTATGATGACGATTGA
- a CDS encoding class I SAM-dependent methyltransferase: MPQSLPDYAQIPDCHITDTLPENGLYLHHDSDGISLCQAGQKGRVRVDFVGGAAHYRRTKGGGELLSKAVNRRACASVWDATGGLGRDAFVLAGLGLRVRVFERHAAVYCLLADGLARAAQCAETAEIVQNISLHHGDAAVLLPEYAAQYGKPDVVYLDPMYPERQKSAAVKKEMAYFHALVGQATAQDDADLLAAARACAGKRVVVKRPRLGEYLCGATPAYQYTGKSTRFDAYLPTP, encoded by the coding sequence ATCCCCCAATCCCTACCCGACTACGCCCAAATCCCCGATTGCCACATTACCGATACGCTGCCTGAAAACGGCCTCTACCTGCACCACGACAGCGACGGCATCAGCCTGTGCCAAGCAGGGCAAAAAGGACGGGTGCGGGTGGATTTTGTCGGCGGCGCGGCGCACTACCGCCGTACCAAAGGCGGCGGCGAGCTGTTGTCCAAAGCGGTTAACCGCCGCGCCTGCGCCAGCGTGTGGGACGCAACGGGCGGTTTGGGGCGCGATGCCTTTGTGTTGGCGGGGCTGGGTTTGCGCGTGCGTGTGTTTGAACGCCATGCCGCCGTGTATTGCCTGTTGGCAGACGGTTTGGCGCGCGCCGCGCAATGTGCGGAAACGGCGGAAATTGTGCAAAATATTTCGCTGCATCATGGCGATGCCGCCGTTTTGTTGCCCGAATACGCCGCGCAATACGGCAAGCCCGATGTGGTTTACCTTGACCCGATGTATCCCGAACGGCAAAAATCCGCTGCCGTGAAAAAGGAAATGGCGTATTTTCATGCCTTGGTGGGGCAGGCAACAGCGCAGGACGATGCCGATTTGTTGGCGGCGGCGCGTGCCTGTGCCGGCAAACGTGTTGTCGTGAAGCGTCCGCGTTTGGGCGAATATTTATGCGGCGCAACGCCCGCCTACCAATACACGGGCAAATCCACCCGTTTTGATGCTTATCTGCCAACGCCTTAA
- the rpe gene encoding ribulose-phosphate 3-epimerase has protein sequence MMNYRIAPSILAADFARLGEEVAAVTAAGADLIHFDVMDNHYVPNLSFGPMVCSAIKPHTTLPIDVHLMVEPVDGMIQAFIAAGADIITFHPEASRHVHRSLALIKDAGLQAGLVLNPASPIYLLENVLEQLDMVLLMSVNPGFGGQKFIPATLDKIRRVRQLLDAYQAESGRRIALEIDGGISPANIAAAAQAGADTFVAGSAIFGQADYAAVVTEMRAQLAAVSR, from the coding sequence CTGATGAACTACCGTATTGCCCCCAGCATTTTGGCTGCCGATTTTGCCCGTTTGGGCGAAGAAGTTGCCGCTGTTACCGCCGCAGGCGCAGATTTGATTCATTTTGACGTAATGGACAACCATTATGTGCCAAACTTGAGTTTTGGTCCAATGGTGTGTTCTGCCATCAAACCGCACACCACGCTGCCAATAGACGTGCATTTAATGGTAGAACCCGTTGACGGCATGATTCAGGCGTTTATCGCGGCAGGCGCAGACATTATTACCTTCCACCCCGAAGCCAGCCGCCATGTACACCGCAGCTTGGCACTGATTAAAGACGCAGGCTTGCAAGCAGGATTGGTGCTCAATCCCGCCAGTCCGATTTATTTATTGGAAAATGTGTTGGAACAATTGGATATGGTGTTGTTGATGTCGGTAAACCCCGGATTTGGCGGACAGAAATTTATCCCCGCCACGCTGGACAAAATCCGCCGCGTGCGCCAATTATTAGATGCGTATCAAGCCGAAAGCGGACGGCGCATTGCCTTGGAAATAGACGGCGGCATCAGCCCCGCCAATATCGCCGCCGCCGCCCAAGCAGGTGCAGACACTTTTGTGGCGGGTTCGGCGATTTTCGGGCAAGCGGATTATGCGGCGGTTGTCACTGAAATGCGGGCGCAATTGGCTGCCGTTTCGCGTTAA
- the zapE gene encoding cell division protein ZapE — translation MTTETATRFTPPPFANHSPLTWYQAAAQQPAFIRDAAQQRAIEHLDRLWTELMMFKRKRNRFLGRSLRSPQVPTGLYFYGGVGRGKSFLMDAFFGCLPYRRKRRVHFHAFMAEVHKRMRDKRGEADPLKAVAKNIAEETRVLCFDEFHVSDIADAMILGRLLESLFAEGVVLVATSNYAPSELYPQGQNRSSFLPTIALLEKKLTVLNVDSGEDYRMRTLTPADVFYIPNNDANEAKLAALFKQLSGSEAQAGSVSIHGRDIPCKGQASKVMWFDFRALCFGPRSQADYLWLAEHCTHVLVSGMEKMSPNEKNEARRLTLLVDVFYDYRVKLCATAQVPMEELYTEGDFAHEFVRTVSRLVEMQSGDYLALAHLTVK, via the coding sequence ATGACCACCGAAACCGCCACCCGTTTTACCCCGCCCCCCTTTGCTAACCATAGCCCGCTGACTTGGTATCAGGCAGCCGCGCAGCAGCCCGCCTTTATCCGCGATGCCGCCCAACAACGCGCCATTGAACACCTTGACCGCCTGTGGACGGAACTGATGATGTTCAAACGCAAGCGCAACCGTTTTCTCGGGCGCAGCCTGCGTTCGCCGCAAGTGCCGACAGGACTGTATTTTTACGGCGGCGTGGGGCGCGGCAAAAGTTTCCTGATGGACGCTTTTTTCGGCTGCTTGCCCTACCGCCGCAAACGCCGCGTGCATTTTCACGCTTTTATGGCGGAAGTGCATAAGCGTATGCGCGACAAACGCGGCGAAGCCGACCCCTTAAAAGCCGTTGCCAAAAACATTGCCGAAGAAACGCGCGTGCTGTGTTTTGACGAATTTCACGTGAGCGATATTGCCGATGCCATGATTTTGGGGCGTTTGCTGGAAAGCCTGTTTGCCGAAGGCGTGGTGCTGGTGGCAACGTCCAACTATGCCCCGTCCGAACTGTATCCGCAGGGGCAAAACCGCAGCAGTTTTCTACCCACCATTGCCCTGTTGGAAAAGAAATTAACCGTGTTAAACGTGGACAGCGGCGAAGATTACCGTATGCGTACCCTGACCCCTGCCGATGTGTTTTATATCCCCAATAACGATGCAAACGAAGCCAAACTTGCCGCGCTGTTTAAACAATTAAGCGGCAGCGAAGCGCAGGCAGGCAGTGTCAGCATTCACGGGCGCGATATTCCCTGCAAAGGGCAGGCTAGCAAAGTGATGTGGTTTGACTTCCGCGCCCTGTGTTTTGGCCCGCGTTCGCAGGCGGATTATTTGTGGTTGGCGGAACATTGTACGCATGTGCTGGTGTCGGGCATGGAAAAAATGAGCCCCAACGAGAAAAACGAAGCCCGCCGTTTAACCCTGCTGGTGGACGTGTTTTACGACTACCGCGTGAAGCTGTGCGCCACCGCGCAAGTGCCGATGGAAGAACTGTATACCGAAGGCGATTTTGCCCATGAATTTGTGCGTACCGTCAGCCGTTTGGTGGAAATGCAGTCGGGGGATTATTTGGCGTTGGCGCATTTGACGGTGAAGTAG
- a CDS encoding HAD domain-containing protein translates to MIIFLDFDGVLHPNLALRQRSRLWQQLPVFTEFLSQKEWADVPVVVSSSWRIGRDLAQLQTVFPPDLRPRIIGTTPILHTHNRTRGSRQREIECWLRDFAYPTDAWLALDDTAWYFDEYCPHLFLCNGQTGLSHADLPRLHAQLHTLSAKPLP, encoded by the coding sequence ATGATTATTTTCTTGGATTTTGACGGCGTACTGCACCCCAATCTTGCCTTGCGCCAACGCAGCCGTTTGTGGCAGCAACTACCCGTTTTCACTGAATTTTTATCACAAAAAGAATGGGCTGACGTGCCTGTGGTGGTGTCGTCTTCGTGGCGCATCGGGCGCGATTTGGCTCAACTGCAAACGGTTTTCCCGCCTGATTTGCGCCCACGCATTATCGGTACGACACCGATACTGCACACCCACAACCGCACACGCGGCAGCCGTCAGCGCGAAATAGAATGTTGGCTGCGTGATTTTGCTTATCCTACCGATGCTTGGCTGGCATTGGACGACACCGCTTGGTATTTTGACGAATATTGCCCCCATCTGTTTTTATGCAACGGACAAACAGGCTTAAGCCACGCCGATTTACCCCGTTTACACGCCCAATTGCACACCCTATCCGCCAAGCCATTGCCATAA
- a CDS encoding 2Fe-2S iron-sulfur cluster-binding protein produces the protein MSQITVSPSQTVFTAAPDETILAAALRHGHNLPHACQSGVCGSCRARLVSGKVVPNGEYDDYVLTPDEHANGMILLCCNRADGDVEVDMPAYAGAKAVSIRTLPARVLSVDVRGSIAVVKVALPKAPPFKFYAGQYMDVLLKDGSRSYSVANAPAQTDVLEFHIRHHENGLFSPLLFDGRVKAGTILRLRGPLGGFTLNEDSSRPMIFLGTGTGFAPLKSLLAHLADTAPYRPVHLYHGVRHADELYDETELKALLSRLYGARYTPVLSRPDADWTGAQGYVQQQLEQDYADLAGCEVYACGSPAMIAAARAVCLARGLDDAAFYSDAFLSN, from the coding sequence ATGTCGCAAATCACCGTTTCCCCCAGTCAAACCGTTTTTACTGCCGCGCCCGATGAAACCATTTTAGCCGCTGCCTTGCGCCACGGTCACAACCTGCCCCACGCCTGTCAAAGCGGGGTGTGCGGTTCGTGTCGGGCGCGGCTGGTGTCGGGAAAAGTTGTGCCAAACGGCGAATATGATGATTATGTCCTTACGCCAGACGAACACGCCAACGGCATGATTTTATTGTGTTGCAACCGCGCCGATGGCGATGTGGAAGTGGATATGCCTGCTTATGCGGGCGCAAAAGCGGTCAGCATCCGCACCTTGCCTGCACGGGTGTTGTCGGTAGATGTGCGCGGCAGTATTGCCGTGGTTAAAGTGGCGTTGCCCAAAGCGCCACCGTTTAAATTTTACGCAGGGCAATATATGGACGTGCTGTTAAAAGACGGCAGCCGCAGCTATTCCGTTGCCAATGCCCCCGCGCAAACCGATGTATTGGAATTTCACATCCGCCATCACGAAAACGGCTTGTTTTCGCCGCTGTTGTTTGACGGACGGGTAAAAGCAGGCACGATTTTGCGCCTGCGCGGACCTTTGGGCGGATTTACTTTAAACGAAGACAGCAGCCGTCCGATGATTTTTTTAGGCACAGGCACGGGGTTTGCGCCTTTAAAAAGCCTGTTGGCGCATTTGGCGGATACCGCGCCTTACCGTCCTGTGCATCTGTATCACGGTGTGCGCCATGCTGATGAATTATATGATGAAACCGAATTAAAAGCCTTGTTGTCGCGCTTGTATGGGGCGCGTTATACGCCCGTGCTGTCGCGCCCCGATGCGGATTGGACGGGCGCACAGGGCTATGTTCAGCAGCAGTTGGAACAGGATTATGCGGATTTGGCGGGTTGTGAGGTGTATGCCTGCGGTTCGCCTGCGATGATTGCGGCGGCGCGTGCCGTGTGTTTGGCACGGGGTTTGGACGATGCAGCGTTTTACAGCGATGCGTTTTTAAGTAATTGA
- a CDS encoding glycosyltransferase family 2 protein, with protein MTIDAVIPCYRAAATLRRAVESALRQPEIRRVYVVDDASDDDTWQRLCELAQAYPQVCAERLPNNGGVARARNWGALQSDAEIIAFLDADDEYQDGALAAAAFALQQLPHLGLIRLRLQAVGLPERYAQHPRLPEAWRIVQMTVGGNTVFRRRFFLACGGFPQDALFRTLGGEDGALGIATVQNSVVGTLFDEGEPAVLHHCREGMHAQRLLDAHLFGWHDPRIGAEQMAQAEAVTAAIGSGLQALRPILNVERCGSTPLTVSRA; from the coding sequence ATGACGATTGACGCGGTGATTCCGTGTTACCGTGCGGCGGCAACGCTGCGCCGTGCGGTGGAAAGTGCTTTGCGTCAGCCCGAAATCCGCCGCGTGTATGTGGTAGATGATGCTTCTGATGACGACACTTGGCAGCGGCTGTGTGAGTTGGCGCAGGCATATCCGCAAGTTTGCGCCGAGCGTTTGCCGAACAACGGCGGCGTGGCGCGGGCGCGTAATTGGGGCGCATTACAAAGCGATGCAGAGATTATTGCCTTTTTGGATGCTGATGACGAATACCAAGACGGCGCGTTGGCAGCGGCGGCGTTTGCCTTGCAGCAGCTGCCGCATTTGGGTTTAATCCGTTTGCGTTTGCAGGCAGTGGGTTTGCCCGAACGCTATGCACAGCATCCCCGATTGCCTGAAGCATGGCGGATTGTGCAAATGACGGTGGGCGGAAATACCGTATTTCGCCGCCGTTTTTTTCTGGCTTGCGGCGGTTTTCCGCAAGATGCGCTGTTCCGCACTTTGGGCGGCGAAGACGGAGCATTAGGCATTGCCACCGTGCAAAACAGCGTGGTGGGGACTTTATTTGATGAAGGCGAACCTGCGGTGTTGCACCATTGCCGCGAAGGCATGCACGCGCAAAGGCTGTTGGACGCGCATTTGTTCGGTTGGCACGACCCGCGCATCGGCGCAGAACAGATGGCGCAAGCAGAAGCCGTTACCGCTGCCATCGGTAGTGGTTTGCAGGCATTACGCCCTATTTTGAATGTGGAACGCTGCGGCAGTACGCCACTGACCGTGAGTCGCGCTTAA